The region CGGAATCGGCGTCGACGGGTGCCTCCTCGTACAGGCCGACGATCTCGCCGCCCTCGATACAGACAACTCCTGGGGCGAACTGTTCCTCGTCGGGTTGGTAGACCCCGCGGGTCTCCAGACAGTACATACGTTGTCGGTGGGCTGTGAGGGCTTTACTCCTTTGGCAGGCCCACAGTCCCGAAAACACCTATATCCAGTCCTGTCGGCGGAAGTGGGCCAGCATCATGGCGGCGATGAACACCATTCCCAGCATTGTCGCCGGGTAGCCGTAGGTCCAGGAGAGCTCCGGCATCGAGTAGGGGGTGCCCGCGAAATTCATCCCGTAGACGCCGACGACGAACGTCAGCGGGATGAAGATGGTCGCAACGACGGTCAGGGTCTTCATCACCTCGTTGGTTGACTGTGAGACGGTGTTGAGGTAGATATCCCGGGAACCGCTCATCAGGTCACGATAGGTCTCGATTAGGTCGACGACCTGAATCAGGTGGTCGTACACGTCCCGGAAGTATTTCTCGTTCTCGTCGGCCACTTCCGGAATATCCCCACGGGAGAGATAGGCGAACGCCTCACGCGCGGGCCACGCGACTTTCCGGAACGCCAGCAGGTCGCGGCGGACCGCGTTCAGCGCCTCGAGCAGTTCGGGGTCAGGTTCCTCGAGCACCCGCTCCTCGACGGCCTCGATGTCGTCCTCGAGTTCGTCCAGCACGTCGAAGTAGTCGTCGACGATACCGTCCATGATGCGGTAGGCGAGGAAGTCCGTCCCTCGGTCGGCGACCCGGCTGCCGGTTCGATGCCACCGGTCTGCGGTCGGGTCGAGGATAGTTGCGCCGGACGCCGAGAGCGTCACCAACCAGTCCTCGCCGAGGAAGAAGCCGACGGCGCTGGTGTGGACCTCCTTGTGGAACGCCACGTCGTCACGCTGGCTCAGCTGCGTCGTCTTCATCAGGACGAACGTGTGGGTCTCGTACTGCTCCGTCTTGGGCCGTGTTTCCTCGTCGAACACGTCCTCGATGGCGAGCCGGTGGATGCCGAATCGGTTCTGTAGCGTCTCTAGCTCCTCGTCAGCCGCGGCTTCGGCGTGAATCCACGTCTCCCCCGGCGCGTCGAGTGCGGCGCCGACTTCCTCGTAGCGTTCGACACCCTCCTGGGTGTACACCATTCCGTAGAGGCTCATTGCTCGGCCCCCTCAGCGGATTGGCGCGCGGTGGCGACGAGCACGATACCGACCATTATCGCGGTCAACGAGAACGCGCGACCAGGGTATTCGACGACCACCCCGACGATGTAGCCCGCCAGCCCCACCAAGGAGAGGCCGACGCCGAGCAGCGTTCCACGATTCATACTGTCCCTGTTGCACCCGTCGGGAAAAGTACTCCCCCAACGCGTGGGCTCTCGAGCGGCCACGGCCGAACTCTTCTGTATCGCTGTATGTGATTTATTTCCCGGAACGAATGGCTCATATCCACTCAGCCATCAATATCCAGTAATGGACCAACGCCTCCGAAAATACGGCTCCCTCGTCGGTTCGGTCGTACTGGTGGTGGTCGGCACCCTCGCGACAGGCATCCTTCCCGCGACCGTCCCGTATCAGCTACTGGCTGGCGCCATCATCGTCGCCGGGTTCGGTCTGGGCTACATCGGCCTCGATGCCCTCGGCGTCGACTGATTCGGTCACAGCCTTTCACCACCCTGGGCCACCTACCGAAGTGGTCGGTTGAATCTCTCAGAGTTCGTCGACGACCCCTTCTGCGAACCGGGTCAGCGCGGCCTGGGGCCCATCGTCACATGACGGGCCGGCGAGGACGTGATCAACGCCCAGCGTTTGCAGTTTTTGGAAGTACTCACGGAACCACTCGATACCGGCTCGGTAGCCCTGATGGCGTGGTTCAGGGGCTGCCGTCGGGTCGTCAGCAAGTTCCGTTCGGACGGCCATCGCGTACGGCTTCTCGCCGGCTGCGACGCGCCACTCCTCGAGATACGACTCAAGGGTCTCGTCGGGGAGGTGGTAGAACAGCCAGCCATCGCCGTGTTCCCCGATCCACTCGACGGTCTGGCGGGCGTTCCCCGTCGGGAGCAGCGGGATGGTGCCGTACTCCGGCTTCGGGATGGGATCGAGCTCGCCCGATAGCTCACCCCGCTCGAACGTCGTCTCGGGGAACTCCCCCTTCCAAACGGTGCGAAGCGTCTCGACGCTTTCGCGGAACAGCGCCCCGCGGTCCGCACGGTCGACGTCGAACGCCGCGAACTCCGGGTCGCGGTCGCCGGTTGCGATGCCCATGAGGAGTCGGCCATCCGAAAGTCGGTCGACGGTCGCAGCGCTGGTGGCGACGTGCAGCGGGTGCCGGAGCGGGAGGACGACGCTCGCGGTGCCGAGTGCGATGTGCTCGGTATGGGCGGCCATGTGGCCCAGCCAGGGCCAGGGCTCGTAGCTCTGGCCCCGGTCGCCGAACTTCGGCCAGTAGAGTGGGACGTCCCGAGCCCAGAGTGCGTCGTAGCCCAGTTCCTCGGCGTGCTGGGCGAGTCGGAGTTCCTCGTCGACGGGCGGCGGCGACTCCTCAGCGTCAGAGAGCGGGAACCCCACGCCGAC is a window of halophilic archaeon DL31 DNA encoding:
- a CDS encoding magnesium and cobalt transport protein CorA (KEGG: hmu:Hmuk_2182 magnesium and cobalt transport protein CorA~TIGRFAM: Magnesium/cobalt transport protein CorA~PFAM: Mg2+ transporter protein, CorA-like); this translates as MSLYGMVYTQEGVERYEEVGAALDAPGETWIHAEAAADEELETLQNRFGIHRLAIEDVFDEETRPKTEQYETHTFVLMKTTQLSQRDDVAFHKEVHTSAVGFFLGEDWLVTLSASGATILDPTADRWHRTGSRVADRGTDFLAYRIMDGIVDDYFDVLDELEDDIEAVEERVLEEPDPELLEALNAVRRDLLAFRKVAWPAREAFAYLSRGDIPEVADENEKYFRDVYDHLIQVVDLIETYRDLMSGSRDIYLNTVSQSTNEVMKTLTVVATIFIPLTFVVGVYGMNFAGTPYSMPELSWTYGYPATMLGMVFIAAMMLAHFRRQDWI
- a CDS encoding hypothetical protein (KEGG: hje:HacjB3_13210 hypothetical protein), producing MNRGTLLGVGLSLVGLAGYIVGVVVEYPGRAFSLTAIMVGIVLVATARQSAEGAEQ
- a CDS encoding hypothetical protein (KEGG: hma:pNG6060 hypothetical protein), translated to MDQRLRKYGSLVGSVVLVVVGTLATGILPATVPYQLLAGAIIVAGFGLGYIGLDALGVD
- a CDS encoding luciferase-type oxidoreductase (KEGG: nmg:Nmag_1334 luciferase-type oxidoreductase~TIGRFAM: Luciferase-type oxidoreductase~PFAM: Luciferase-like, subgroup), translated to MTVEKHPGYRRAFGGEGMTVGVGFPLSDAEESPPPVDEELRLAQHAEELGYDALWARDVPLYWPKFGDRGQSYEPWPWLGHMAAHTEHIALGTASVVLPLRHPLHVATSAATVDRLSDGRLLMGIATGDRDPEFAAFDVDRADRGALFRESVETLRTVWKGEFPETTFERGELSGELDPIPKPEYGTIPLLPTGNARQTVEWIGEHGDGWLFYHLPDETLESYLEEWRVAAGEKPYAMAVRTELADDPTAAPEPRHQGYRAGIEWFREYFQKLQTLGVDHVLAGPSCDDGPQAALTRFAEGVVDEL